Genomic DNA from Desulfurivibrio alkaliphilus AHT 2:
TGCTTGGTGCATCCTGGTTCTGGTCTGCCGGCATGATACCGTTTTCCTCCGGGTTGTGGTCTTGGGTGTTGGTTTCCTTTTTACGGCCCAGCCATTTGCTGACCCGGTCCAGCACGGAACGTGATCGTTCGTCGCTCATGGTTCAGTCCTGTGGTTGTTCCTGCCCTTGGGGCAGGACAATATAATATTCCCGGTCGCGATAACTCGAAGGGCCGATCCGGCCGGCCGCCTGCAGGCGTGCAAGGGCCTGGTCCACCAGCTCCCGCTCCATGCCCAGGGCGGTGCTGATATCGGCGGCGGTGCAGGGTCGGCGCTGCAGCAGGTGCAGAACCTCCTCCTCGTTTTCGCGACGGCCTCTTTTGCTGGCCAAAACATCTCTTACCAGGGGGGCGGCATCGGTGGCGCGGTCGGTGAGGATATCCACCGGCCCCGGCATCAGTGCCGCCGCCGCCCGCAATTCTTCGATGCTCAGCGGCCGGGCGAAGGACTCCAACGGCGGCCGGGCCACGGTGTTAAGCTGTATCCGTTCCGGGTTGATCTTCTTCACCGCCGCGGCCAGGGCGGCCAGGTCCTCCGGGGTGTCGTTGATCCCTTTGGCCAGCAGGATCTCCAGCCAGTAATGACCGGTAAATTCCTGCCGAAAGGCGGCCAGCCCGTCGATGATTTCGCCCAGCCGGCACTCTCTGGCCGGGCGGTTGATCTTACGAAAACTCTCCTCCCGGGCCGCGTCCAGGGAAGGGATGATAATATCGGCCAGGGCCAGTTCCCGCCGCACTCCGGGGTCGGGCAGCAGGGAGCCGTTGCTCAGTACCGCCACCGGTTTGGCGATATGGCGCTTGCAATGGGCGATGATTTCCCCCAGGCCGCTGTGCAGGGTGGGCTCGCCGGAGGCGGTGATGGTCACCACGTCCAGGCGCGCCACCGCTGCCGGGTCGGCCCGGAAGGCCTCGATTTCGGCAATGATCGCCGCCGTCGGGGTATACTCATCCCGCTTACAGGTAAACTCGGTGGTTGGGCCCACCTCGCAATAGATACAGTTGAAATTGCAGATTTTGGGGGGCAGCAGGTCGAGACCCAGGGATATCCCGAGACGGCGGGAGTTGACCGGACCGAAGATGAAATTCATATTTTATAGTAAGCTCTTCTTTTTTCAGTGATTTAACCTGACCAACCTTACCGTTCCCGCCGCCGATTGGCAAGCCATTTTACGTAATTTGCGGTATCCTGTGACCGCTTACTTGGCGGGTCCCGTGATCAGTTACCCCGCTTACGGGTTGCTGGCGCGCAAGGACAAAAGCGCATGGAGTCTGGACGGGGGCCGTGCATTCCGGTAGCGGCGGGTTCGGCCGCGTCCGGTGGCATGGACGCCAAGGAGGGCGCGGCCGCCTCGGAGGCGGGCATGGATGCCCGCCGAGCTTAGTCTGTTTTTGTCGGCAGAACTGCCGACAATGAGCCGCTGCCGGAATGCGCGGCCCCCACCCCGGTGCCACAACCAATGACTTTGACGGATCCCAGCCGGGTGTTGGTTTACCGCTTGACAGCTTCCCGCCCCTTGCGTAGTCTGTGATCTTTCTTTTTTACCATCACCTTACTATACGGAACTATACGGAACGAGGACACCCGAATGCGAAGCGACGCCCTGCGCAAAGGATTGGAACGCGCCCCCCATCGCTCATTGCTCAAGGCCATGGGCTATACCGATGAAGAGATCCGCCGCCCCCTGGTGGGTATCGCCCATGCCCACAACGAGATCATCCCCGGCCATGTGCATCTGGACAAGATCGTGGAAGCGGTCAAGACCGGGGTCCGGATGGCCGGCGGCACCCCCATTGCCTTTGCCACCATCGGGGTCTGCGACGGCCTGGCGATGAACCACACCGGCATGAAATATTCCCTGGCCAGCCGCGAGATCATCGCCGATTCGGTGGAGATCATGGCCATGGCCCATCCCTTCGATGCCCTGGTGATGGTGCCCAACTGTGACAAGGTCACCCCCGGCATGCTGATGGCCATGCTGCGGGTCAATATTCCCGCCCTGATGGTCAGCGGCGGGCCCATGCTCACCGGCCGCTTCCGGGGTCAGGACGTGCACCTGGTCAGCGTCTTTGAAGGGGTGGGCAAGGTGCGGGCCGATACCATGAGCATGGAAGAGCTGCATGAGCTGGAAGAGAAGGCCTGCCCCGGTTGCGGTTCCTGTGCCGGGATGTTTACCGCCAATTCCATGAACTGCCTGGCCGAGGCCATCGGCCTGGCCCTTCCCGGCAACGGTACCATCCCGGCGGTGGCCGCCGCCCGTATCCGCCTGGCCAAACAGGCGGGGATGTCGGTGATGGAGCTGCTCAAGGAGAATATCCGCCCGCGGGATATCGCTTCTGCCGAGGCCTTTGAAAACGCCATGGCGGTGGATATGGCCCTGGGCTGCTCCACCAACACCGTGCTCCATGTCCCGGCCATCGCCCACGAGGCCGGGGTTGAGTTGCCTTTAAGCCATTTCAACGAGGTCAGCGGCCGTACCCCGCACCTCTGCAGCCTGATCCCCGGTGGCCCCCACAGCTTGCAGCAGTTGGACGAGGCCGGCGGGGTACCGGCGGTGCTGCACGAAATGGTCAAAGGTGGGGTGGAGATCAACCTGGAGGTGATCACCGCCACCGGTAAAACCCTGCGGGAGAACCTGGCAAGGGTCAAGACCTACGACGCCGATGTGATCCGGCCGGTGAGCAACCCCTACCATCAGGTGGGCGGCATCGGGGTGCTCTACGGCAACCTGGCTCCGGACGGGGCGGTGGTCAAGCAGTCGGCGGTGGCCGACGAGATGCTTACTCATCGCGGCCCGGCCCGGGTTTTCGACGGCGAAGACGAGGCCCACAGCGCCATCCTGGACGGTAAAATCAACCCCGGCGATGTGGTGGTAATCCGCTACTGTGGCCCCAGGGGCGGGCCCGGCATGCCGGAGATGCTCTCGCCCACCGCCGCCATCATCGGCATGGGCCTGGGCAAGAGCGTGGCCCTGATCACCGACGGCCGTTTTTCCGGCGGCACCCAGGGGGCCTGTATCGGCCATGTCTCGCCGGAGGCCGCCGAGGGCGGCCCCATTGCCCTGGTGCAGGAGGGGGATGAAATAAGGGTTGATATTCCAAACCACCGCCTGGAGCTGGCGGTAAGCGAAGAAGAGCTGGAACGGCGGCGGGCCGACTGGCGGCCACGGGCGCCCAAGATCACCACCGGTTATGGCGCCCGTTACGCAACCATGGTCAGTTCCGGCAGCACCGGCGCCATTGTCGGCTGCCGCTCCGACCAGCGCCCACCGGCAACCGGAGCGTAAGGCCGGGCAAAGTGGTAAAGCCGTTAGAGGCAACCCGTGGGCGCGCCCTCCTGGTCTGCGTTCTTTTGCTGATTTTGCTGCCGGTCCTGCTGCCGCCGACCGGGGTGCGGGCCGAGGGCTTGCGGCCGGCGGCGCCAGAGTGGGAACTCAGCGCCGACAGCTTGAGTCACCAACTGGATCCCAGCCGGGTAACGGCCGAGGGCAATGTGGTGCTTTCCCGCCCGCAAGAGCACGGAGAACCGCTGGTGATCCGGGCCGACCAAATGGTTTACGACCCGGAAAGCGGCACCGTGGAGGCCCGCGGTCGGGTGCGGCTGGAGTCGACCACCGAAGAGGTGGAAGCCGAAGGCGTGGTGCTGCACCTGGAAAGCCAGACCGGCACCCTGGAGCAGGCCACCATCCACCTGGTGGAAAGCGGAGTTTACGTCAGGGGCGCGCACATCGAAAAAACCGGCCCGGAAAGCTACTACCTGGAAGACGCCTGGTATTCCGCCTGCCGCCCCGAGGAAGACTGCCGCCCGGCCTGGTCCCTCAAAAGCAGCAAGGTATACCTTACCGTGGACGGTCTGGCCCATTTTGTTCACCCCCGGCTCCAGGTCAAGGAAGTGCCGGTCCTTTACTCGCCCTACCTGATGGCCCCGGCCAATGTCCACCGCCAGAGCGGGTTTCTGGCCCCGGAGCTTTCCACCTCCCGGCGGCGGGGCGACGGCCTGGCGCTGCCCTATTTCGTCAACCTTTCCCCCAGCGCCGATCTAACCCTTTACCCCAAATACATGGACCGGCGCGGCCTGCAGAGCGGCGTCGAGTTCCGTTACGCCGCCGCCCCCGGCTCGCTGGGGATGTTCCAGTTTACCTACCTTAAAGATAAACACCAGGACACCGCCGATGATCCCTACCGCAACGACGGCTGGCTGCGGGACAGCAGTCAGCGTTACTGGCTGCGGGGCAAGGCCGACCACGATTTCGGCGATGACCTGCTGCTGCGCCTGGACCTGGACCTGGTCTCCGATCAGGATTACATCATGGAATTTGATTCCGGCCTGATGGGGTATGCCCGTTCCACCAGCGCCTTTGAGAGCATGTTTGATCGCGAGCTGCAGGAGCCCTCGCTGGCCACCCGCCGCTCCACCCTGCAGCTTTTCCGCCTCCGCCCCACCACCCTGGTGGCCGGTGAGCTGATGGGTCAGCAGGACAGCCGCCATACCCTGAATTACCAGGGGCAGGAGGTTGACCGCAATCGCCGGGGCACCCCACTCCAGGCCCTGCCCCGGCTGCATGCCTCCGGCCGCAGTCCCATGCGCAGCCAGCCCTACAGCCTGGCCTGGAGCAATGAGTATGTCCATTACTGGCGGCAGGAGGGAATCGGCGCCCACCGGCTTGATCTGCACCCCCAGCTGATCGTGCCCCTGCCCCGCGGCGGCGGCTGGACGGAAGGGCGGGCCACCACGGGGGTGCGCCAGACCATGTACCAGGTAAACGAGCATGATGAGCATCGGTGGGAGTATGACCGCTATCAGGACCGCACCGCCTTCGATTTCGAGACCAACCTGGCCACCACCCTGGTGCGGGATTTCCGGCTGGCCCCGCAGGGACCATCCCGGGCCGCCTTTGACCGGCCGGTGACCTCGCCAGGGCTGGAACACATGGTGCGCCCCAACCTGATTTACAGTTACGTTAGCCGCAGCAGTGAAAGCGAGTTGCCGGAACTGGACAGCGTGGATCGCCTGGAGCGCAAAAACTGGCTGACCTACGAGCTGAACAATTACTTCGAGGTGTTCGGTTACCGGGCCTCCCCACCGCCGTCCCCGCCGGCCCCGGATGACTCGGCATTGGCAATCAACGGCCCGGCTGAGCCGGAGCCGCTGGCATTGCCGACCTCCCCGCCCGGCGACTTCTGGTCCCGGCCCCTGGCCTTTTTTAAAATGATGCAGACCTACGACATCGACGAGGCCCGGCGCGATCTGGAGGCCGATGAGAGTCGCCGGGAGCTTTCCGATCTGCGTTTCGACCTGCAGGCCTCTCCCTTGCCCAGCCTTGATTTGCGCTACCAGACCAACCTCAGCATGTACGGCCAGGGGGTCAACCGCTATGAACTCCAGGGTACTTATCGCCGGTTCGGCGGTTCGCTGACCCTAAACTACCGTTACCTCAAGCACAGCGGCATGCGGGAGCCCTATTTTTACACCGAGGCCGGGGACAGCCGCCACGATGTCCGGGCCGGCTTCACCGCCCCGCTGGGCGACTCCCTTACCTTCCGTGGCATGATTAATAAATCGCTGACCGAAGATTATATCGCCGACGCCTCTTTCGGGGTCACCTACCATCCGCACTGCTGGGCGGTGGAGATGGAGGTGCGGCGCTACGTGGATGAAAAGAGCTTCATGGTGGTCTTCACCTTGGATACTTTGGGTGAAATTCCACGCTGGCTGAAAAGGGGGATCTGATGAGCAAGCTTTACTTTGATGTCTTTAACGGTGATGCCGACGGTATTTGCGCCCTGCACCAGTTGCGCCTGGCCACCCCACGTCCCGGGGCGCGGCTGATCAGCGGGATCAAGCGGGACATCGGTCTGCTGGAGCGGGTGGTGGCGGCAGCGCCGGCCGAGGCCGAGGTAACGGTACTGGATGTTTCCCTGGATCGGAACCGGGCTGCCCTGGAGCAGTTGTTGCCCTCCTGCCGGGTGCTGTATGTCGACCATCATCACGCCGGAGAGATTCCCGCCGCCGACAACCTCGAGGCCCATATCAACCCGGACCCGGAACTTTGCACCTCGTTGATTGTCGATCAGTTATTGGACGGCCGCTTCCGTCCCTGGGCGGTGGCTGCCGCCTTCGGCGACAACCTGCACGGGCCGGCTCGCCGCACCGCCGTCTCGTTGGGGCTGGCCGAAAAACAGATGGAAACCCTGCGGGAACTGGGCGAGTTGCTCAACTATAACGGTTACGGGGCCTCGGTGGCGGATCTGCATTTCGACCCCGTGGAGCTCTACCGGGCGGTGAGCGGTTATGTCGACCCCTTTGAATTTTGCCATCGCTCGCCGGTGCTGGCCACCCTGCGCCAGGGCTTCCACGACGACCTGGGGCGGGCCCGCGCCGTTGCCCCCTGGCAAGAGGGTGCCGCCGGCCGGATTTGGCGCCTTCCCGGCGAACCCTGGGCCCGCCGGGTCAGCGGGGTGTTCGCCAACGAACTGGCCCGGGCCCGGCCGGAGCAGGCCCATGCCTTGCTGGTGGAAAGCGCCGACGGCAGTTTCCTGGTCAGCGTGCGGGCGCCCCTCGACCGCCCCCGGGGCGCCGATGCGCTATGCCGGGCCTTCCCCACCGGCGGCGGCCGCGCCGGCGCCGCGGGGATCAATGTCCTGCCACCGGATCGGCTGGGGGAATTCCGGCAGGCCTTCGAGGACGCCTTTGACTGATGGAGAGGCTGTGCGATATTTTGCCTTTTGTTGCCTGGCCTGGGGGTTAATGCTGCTGTGGCCGATCACTCCGGTGGCTGCCTCCGGGGCCTCGCCGGAAGAGCTCCCGGTTGTCGACGGCCGCCCGCTGGAACTGGAATCTCCGGCCTACCGGGAGTTGTTTCAGGAGCTGATCCAGGAACACGGTTTCAGCCGGGAGCAACTGGAGCAATGGTTCAGCGGCCTGACCATCCAAGAGCGAGTTCTGGAGCTGATGGATGCCCAGTGGGAAGCGCGGCCCTATCACCGTTATGCCGCGCCGCTGCTCTCCTGGTGGAATGTCGGCAATGGCCGGGTCCTGCTGGAGCGTCATGCCCGGCTGCTGGACCGCATTGAAGAGCAGTTCGGGGTGGAGCGGGAGATCGTGGTGGCCATCTGGGGCCTTGAAAGCAACTACGGCGGCCATGAGGGTTCGTTTTCGATCTTTCGCACCATGAACACCATTTTTGCCGCCTATCCCCGCCGCAGCGACTTTTATCGTCGGCAGATCATCGATTTTCTGCTGATTTGCCGGGAGCTTGAACTCGACCCCCGCACGGTGCGTGGCTCCTATGGCGGCGCCTTCGGTCAGGCCCAGTTCATCCCCTCGAGTTACCGCGCCTATGCGGTGGATTTCGACGGCTCCGGCCGGCGCGATATCATCAATTCGGTGCCCGACGTGCTGGCCAGTATCGCCAACTACCTGCGCCACTTCGGCTGGCAGTATGGCGCTCCCCGCTATGCCGAACTCGGCTCGCAACTGCATGATCCCCGTTTAAAGGAAGCCGTTGGGGCCGGCCGCCGGGGGGTGCTGCCCAGGGCGACCATCGAGGAGGTTCAGGGGGTCGAGTTGCCACCCTCCCCGGATGATCGCCCCTTGCGCATTGTGGCCTTGGAGCAGGCCGCCGGCGACCACCGTTATCTGGCCGCCTACCCCAATTTTCAGGCCATTACCCACTGG
This window encodes:
- the ilvD gene encoding dihydroxy-acid dehydratase, which encodes MRSDALRKGLERAPHRSLLKAMGYTDEEIRRPLVGIAHAHNEIIPGHVHLDKIVEAVKTGVRMAGGTPIAFATIGVCDGLAMNHTGMKYSLASREIIADSVEIMAMAHPFDALVMVPNCDKVTPGMLMAMLRVNIPALMVSGGPMLTGRFRGQDVHLVSVFEGVGKVRADTMSMEELHELEEKACPGCGSCAGMFTANSMNCLAEAIGLALPGNGTIPAVAAARIRLAKQAGMSVMELLKENIRPRDIASAEAFENAMAVDMALGCSTNTVLHVPAIAHEAGVELPLSHFNEVSGRTPHLCSLIPGGPHSLQQLDEAGGVPAVLHEMVKGGVEINLEVITATGKTLRENLARVKTYDADVIRPVSNPYHQVGGIGVLYGNLAPDGAVVKQSAVADEMLTHRGPARVFDGEDEAHSAILDGKINPGDVVVIRYCGPRGGPGMPEMLSPTAAIIGMGLGKSVALITDGRFSGGTQGACIGHVSPEAAEGGPIALVQEGDEIRVDIPNHRLELAVSEEELERRRADWRPRAPKITTGYGARYATMVSSGSTGAIVGCRSDQRPPATGA
- a CDS encoding lytic murein transglycosylase — translated: MRYFAFCCLAWGLMLLWPITPVAASGASPEELPVVDGRPLELESPAYRELFQELIQEHGFSREQLEQWFSGLTIQERVLELMDAQWEARPYHRYAAPLLSWWNVGNGRVLLERHARLLDRIEEQFGVEREIVVAIWGLESNYGGHEGSFSIFRTMNTIFAAYPRRSDFYRRQIIDFLLICRELELDPRTVRGSYGGAFGQAQFIPSSYRAYAVDFDGSGRRDIINSVPDVLASIANYLRHFGWQYGAPRYAELGSQLHDPRLKEAVGAGRRGVLPRATIEEVQGVELPPSPDDRPLRIVALEQAAGDHRYLAAYPNFQAITHWNNSYRYAMVVIELAEKLRAQ
- a CDS encoding radical SAM protein; amino-acid sequence: MNFIFGPVNSRRLGISLGLDLLPPKICNFNCIYCEVGPTTEFTCKRDEYTPTAAIIAEIEAFRADPAAVARLDVVTITASGEPTLHSGLGEIIAHCKRHIAKPVAVLSNGSLLPDPGVRRELALADIIIPSLDAAREESFRKINRPARECRLGEIIDGLAAFRQEFTGHYWLEILLAKGINDTPEDLAALAAAVKKINPERIQLNTVARPPLESFARPLSIEELRAAAALMPGPVDILTDRATDAAPLVRDVLASKRGRRENEEEVLHLLQRRPCTAADISTALGMERELVDQALARLQAAGRIGPSSYRDREYYIVLPQGQEQPQD
- a CDS encoding LPS-assembly protein LptD; this translates as MLILLPVLLPPTGVRAEGLRPAAPEWELSADSLSHQLDPSRVTAEGNVVLSRPQEHGEPLVIRADQMVYDPESGTVEARGRVRLESTTEEVEAEGVVLHLESQTGTLEQATIHLVESGVYVRGAHIEKTGPESYYLEDAWYSACRPEEDCRPAWSLKSSKVYLTVDGLAHFVHPRLQVKEVPVLYSPYLMAPANVHRQSGFLAPELSTSRRRGDGLALPYFVNLSPSADLTLYPKYMDRRGLQSGVEFRYAAAPGSLGMFQFTYLKDKHQDTADDPYRNDGWLRDSSQRYWLRGKADHDFGDDLLLRLDLDLVSDQDYIMEFDSGLMGYARSTSAFESMFDRELQEPSLATRRSTLQLFRLRPTTLVAGELMGQQDSRHTLNYQGQEVDRNRRGTPLQALPRLHASGRSPMRSQPYSLAWSNEYVHYWRQEGIGAHRLDLHPQLIVPLPRGGGWTEGRATTGVRQTMYQVNEHDEHRWEYDRYQDRTAFDFETNLATTLVRDFRLAPQGPSRAAFDRPVTSPGLEHMVRPNLIYSYVSRSSESELPELDSVDRLERKNWLTYELNNYFEVFGYRASPPPSPPAPDDSALAINGPAEPEPLALPTSPPGDFWSRPLAFFKMMQTYDIDEARRDLEADESRRELSDLRFDLQASPLPSLDLRYQTNLSMYGQGVNRYELQGTYRRFGGSLTLNYRYLKHSGMREPYFYTEAGDSRHDVRAGFTAPLGDSLTFRGMINKSLTEDYIADASFGVTYHPHCWAVEMEVRRYVDEKSFMVVFTLDTLGEIPRWLKRGI